A single window of Salmo salar chromosome ssa21, Ssal_v3.1, whole genome shotgun sequence DNA harbors:
- the LOC106582114 gene encoding gap junction alpha-5 protein has translation MGDWSLLGNFLEEVQEHSTSVGKVWLTVLFIFRILVLGTAAESSWGDEQSDFLCDTQQPGCTNVCYDQAFPIAHIRYWVLQIIFVSTPSLIYMGHAMHIVRRDEKRKRREQEKREEMEERGEGGCVSGEKAYLQQRDCGKVLEASGQVRLRGALLSTYILSILIRTVMEVTFIVVQYMIYGVFLRALYHCKAWPCPNPVNCYMSRPTEKNVFIVFMLVVSGVSLLLSVVELYHLAYRRIRKCKRTHAALKNRTHNAVAIAVTRDPDTPPHHNSPGCTPPPDFSQCLASSDTVTPMNPMTSMPSHPFNNRMAHQQNSVNMATERHHSHDDLEGEGGFLRMSYTQMPGEMPNGCSAPTLLHTSYLKDKRRFSKTSGTSSRVRPDDLAV, from the coding sequence ATGGGGGACTGGAGTCTCCTGGGGAACTTCCTGGAGGAGGTTCAAGAACATTCCACGTCAGTGGGGAAGGTGTGGCTCACCGTCCTCTTCATCTTCAGGATCCTGGTCCTGGGCACGGCCGCAGAGTCCTCCTGGGGAGACGAGCAGAGTGACTTCCTGTGCGACACCCAGCAGCCCGGTTGTACCAACGTCTGTTATGACCAGGCGTTTCCTATCGCACACATCCGCTACTGGGTCCTACAGATCATCTTCGTATCCACGCCATCACTGATCTACATGGGCCACGCCATGCACATCGTGCGGAGGGATGAGAAACGAAAGAGGAGGGagcaggagaagagggaggagatggaggagagaggagagggggggtgcgTATCAGGGGAGAAGGCATACCTCCAGCAGAGGGATTGTGGGAAGGTGCTGGAGGCGTCAGGGCAGGTTCGCCTGCGGGGAGCGCTGTTATCCACATACATTCTGAGCATTCTGATCCGCACAGTGATGGAGGTGACCTTCATCGTGGTCCAATACATGATCTATGGAGTCTTCCTCAGGGCTCTGTACCATTGCAAGGCCTGGCCCTGCCCCAACCCAGTCAACTGCTACATGTCCAGGCCCACAGAGAAGAACGTGTTCATCGTCTTCATGCTGGTGGTGTCTGGtgtctccctgctcctctctgtgGTTGAGCTCTACCACCTGGCCTACAGGCGTATCAGGAAGTGCAAGCGCACCCATGCCGCCCTCAAGAACCGCACCCATAATGCTGTGGCCATTGCCGTCACCAGGGACCCCGACACCCCGCCCCATCACAATTCCCCGGGCTGCACCCCTCCCCCTGACTTCAGCCAGTGCCTGGCATCGTCGGATACGGTGACCCCCATGAACCCCATGACCTCCATGCCTTCTCACCCCTTCAACAACAGGATGGCACACCAGCAGAACTCCGTCAACATGGCCACCGAGCGCCATCATTCCCATGACGAcctggaaggggagggaggattCCTGAGAATGAGCTATACCCAGATGCCAGGGGAGATGCCCAACGGGTGCTCCGCGCCAACCCTGCTGCACACCAGCTACCTGAAAGACAAACGCCGCTTCAGCAAGACCAGCGGTACCAGCAGCCGGGTCCGACCAGATGACTTGGCCGTgtag